Below is a genomic region from Halorussus salinus.
GCCGGAGACGAGGCGGTCTTCCGGAATCTCGGACACCGACGCGGGCAGGGCGCGGCCGCCGTCCGAGCGAACCGACTCGCCGAGTTCGGTGTTCCGGAAGACGGGCGTGTCGCGCCGGTACTCCCGGACGATGACGTAGCCGAACGTCAGGACGAACGACCCGACGAGTAGGACGCCGTGGACGGCGGTCAGTGTCCCCGCGAGGACGAACGGGACCAACAGGAGCGGCCCGACCGCGAACAGGACCACGTAGTCGGTCGGCAGGTCCACCGGAAACGGCTCCACGACGGCGGCCAGCGCGAGCGTGACCCCGACGATGGCGAGGCCGGTCCCGAGTGCCGTCCCGAGCGCCGCGCCTTCGAGTCCGCCCGCCGAGAGGACCAGCGCCAACACCGTGTCGTCGAACTCGAACCCCGTGAAGACGATGGCGAGCGCGAACAGCGACAACCGCAACCCGAACGCGGCCCGCGTCAGATAGCTGATGAGCTTCTCGACGCAGACCGTCATCAAGGCCGCGCCCCCGAGCAGGACGAGTACCGCACCGGCCAGCCCCTGTCCGCCGACGACCTCCTCGATTGCGCCCTCGATGCCGCCCTCGCCCTCCTCGCCGTCGTCCTGCGCGAAAGTCGCGTCGTGCGGGCGTCCGTGGCTCTGCCCGGCCACCGGCGCGACGCCACCCGCGACGACGAGCAACGCGACCGCTACCAACCCGATTCCCACCCCCCAGCGTGACATACTCGATTACACGACGCGGAGCCTCATGTACCCTCGATTCCCGGTAGACGAGTCCGTTGAAAGATTATACACGCGAGGCCGAGCGACGAGCCGACGGGTCGCGCCGAGCGACACACAAAACATATCGCCGGGAAAGCCGAACTACCGCGACATGAGCGACGCCCACACCGGCGACGCCGACCGCGACCCCGACGGCGACCGGAATCCGGACGCCGAAATCGACGGCGACCCCGACACCGACCTCGCCGCCGTCGAACTCGACTTCGGCGAGACCGGTCGCATCCCCGCCATCGCACAGGACGCCGACACCGGCGACGTGCTGATGCTGGCCTACGTCACCCCCGAAGCCGTCGAACAGACCCGCGAGACCGGGCTGGCCCACTACTACTCCCGGAGCCGCGAGGAGTTGTGGCAGAAGGGCGCGACCAGCGGGCACGTCCAGCAGGTCCGGGAGGTCCGCGCGGACTGCGACGGCGACGCCCTGCTGTACCTCGTGGAGCAGGAGGGCGGCGCGTGTCACACCGGCTACGAGTCGTGTTTCTACCGCACCCTCGACGGCGAGGTCGTCGGCGAGAAAGCCTTCGACCCCGACGACGTGTATGAGTAGCGCCACCGAAGCCGCGGCCGACGACCTGCCCGAGGAGTTAGCGGACGCCGACGCGGCCTACCGGGACGTGGAGGCCCGCATCGAGGACCACGGCGAGGAGACCGTCGAGCGAGTCGCCGACGCCTACGACCGGGCGACCGACCTGCTGGACCGCTACGAGGACCAAGCGACCGGCACCGGCAAGGAGAACTTCAAGAACTTCATCCAGTTTCAGGAGCGGTTCTCCTCGCTGGTCGAGGAGTTGCCCGAGGACCTGCCCGAGCGCAACGCCTTCGAGGACGCCGACGACCGCTTCGACAAGCGCCGACTCAGCGAGTCGGACTTCGCCGCGGCCCGCGACCGACTCGCCACCGCGAGCGACATCGCGGGTCTGCTGGACGAGCGCCGGGACGCCCTCGCGGAGTACCGCGAGGTCCGCCGGGAGGTCGGTCACGCTCTGGTGGACGTGCGCGAGGAGATTTCCGAGCGCGAGCGACTGGTCGAGTTGGGCGACGCCGACTTGGACGCCCCGGTCGAGGAGATACGCGACCCCATCGAGGCGTACAACGAGGCGGTCGGCGAGGCGTTCGACTCGTTCCGGTCGTCGGCCAGCGCCCGCGAGGTGCTGTCGTTCGTCGCCGCGACGGAGGACTACTCGCTGGTCGAGTTCCGCGACCCGCCGGACGCCCTTCGGGAGTACGTCGAGACCCGCGACGTGGGGACCGAACCGATTTCTGACCTGCTGGAGTACGCCCGCTACTCGAACTCGAAGCTCGACCACTACGTCGAGGAGCCGACCGCGCTCAAGCGCGCGGTGGCGACCAACGAGACCTACCTCGAACGACTCGACGCCGACCCCCTGCGACTCGACTGGCCCCCGCGGTCGGCCGCCGACCTCCGGTGGCGCATCGAGGAGCTAATCTCGGTCGTCGCCCGGTTCGCCGACGACGAGGTGGTCGCCGACCTGCGCGCGGTCCAGTCGCTCGTGCGCGACGACGCCCGCTTCGAGCGCCTGCGGACCGCCGCCGAGGCGAAGACGGAACTGTCCGATTCGGAGCGCGAGAAGGTAGCGAGCGGTGCGATAGAATCGGAACTGGCGGAGTTGCGCGAGAAGAAAGCGAGATTGGAAGACGCCCGCGAGGAGTATCCCGAGCGGTGAGCCGCTACGATTCCGGCCAGCGGCACGTCGGGTCACTCCAGTGATTGGTGAACGTTCCGGGAGATGTGGGGTAGCACGTGGCCCGACAGGTAGCCGGTGAACGCACCGCCGAACGCCGCGACCGGGACGATGGCGATCAACGGCATGGTCCCCCAGACTAGCGTCAGGAAGGTCAGGTCTAGTCTGGCCGCCGACGAGAGCGACGCCGCGTTGAACCACACCAACGCGCCGAAGGCGGCCCACGAGAGACCAGCGCCGAGCGTCGTCGTCAGGGCACCGTACCCGAGTTGGGCGTCCACGGTGGCGCTGGTCCGCCCCGCGACGAGACCACCGACGACGAGCGAGCCGCTGGAGACGAGCAACGAGTCGGTCGCCAGAAACAGGGCGGTGAAGACGGCGACCTGACCGAACGCACCGAGTGCGAGCGCCTTTCGATTCATGGCGCAGTTTTAGTTCAGATATAATATAAATTTGTGGGAACAATCGGGCGGAGCGTCAGACCTCGGCTTTCGCGGCGCGAAGCTGACCTTCCAGTTCCGCGGCTAGCTCCTCGGCGCGGGCCTCGTCGCGGGCCTCGGCGTAGATGCGGACCATCGGTTCGGTCCCGCTCGGGCGGGCCAGCACCCACGCGTCGCCGTAGTCGATTCGGTAGCCGTCGAGGGTGGTGGTCTCGGCGTCGGACTCCTCGGCCTCGCGCTCGGCCGCGGCCAGCAGGGCGTCGCGCTCGGCGTCGGTGTCGTACTCGACGTTGATGCGGACGTTGTGGTAGCCGTCGTAGGGCGCGACGACCTCGCTGGCGGGGCGGTCGGCCAGCAGTTCGAGGAACCGGGCGGCGGTGTAGGCACCGTCGCGCGAGAGCCGGTAGTCGGGGAAGAAGATGCCGCCGTTGCCCTCGCCAGCGACCGGGACCGGCTTGCCCTGCTCGCGGAGTTCCCGGATGCGAGTGATGATGTTGGTCGAGCCGATGGGCGTCAGTTCGAGGTAGGCGTCCTGCTCGTCGGCCACGTCCACGAGGCGCTGGGAGACGTTGACCGCCGAGACGACCGACTCGCCGGGGTCGAGTTCCGCGGCCGCGAGCGCGGCGAGCGTGGCGTCGCCCTCGACGTACTCGCCGTTCTCGTCGTAGAAGATGGCGCGGTCGGCGTCGCCGTCGTGGGCGATTCCCACGTCGGCGTCGGTCG
It encodes:
- the glmM gene encoding phosphoglucosamine mutase produces the protein MKVFGSSGTRGVANEALTPEFVLKVAKAAGTVWRTERVAVARDTRATGEMLADAAASGLASVGADVDRLGIIPTPGAQAYAERREMPVVMITASHNPPEYNGVKLIGVDGVELSVEELERIEQKFLAEKFDSARWSETGESRRVEGAGREYVEALLDAVDRETIADADLTVALDPGHGAGSLTSPEFFRKLGCRVVTANSQADGHFPGRNPEPVPENLGDLGRLVEATDADVGIAHDGDADRAIFYDENGEYVEGDATLAALAAAELDPGESVVSAVNVSQRLVDVADEQDAYLELTPIGSTNIITRIRELREQGKPVPVAGEGNGGIFFPDYRLSRDGAYTAARFLELLADRPASEVVAPYDGYHNVRINVEYDTDAERDALLAAAEREAEESDAETTTLDGYRIDYGDAWVLARPSGTEPMVRIYAEARDEARAEELAAELEGQLRAAKAEV
- a CDS encoding DUF7118 family protein → MSSATEAAADDLPEELADADAAYRDVEARIEDHGEETVERVADAYDRATDLLDRYEDQATGTGKENFKNFIQFQERFSSLVEELPEDLPERNAFEDADDRFDKRRLSESDFAAARDRLATASDIAGLLDERRDALAEYREVRREVGHALVDVREEISERERLVELGDADLDAPVEEIRDPIEAYNEAVGEAFDSFRSSASAREVLSFVAATEDYSLVEFRDPPDALREYVETRDVGTEPISDLLEYARYSNSKLDHYVEEPTALKRAVATNETYLERLDADPLRLDWPPRSAADLRWRIEELISVVARFADDEVVADLRAVQSLVRDDARFERLRTAAEAKTELSDSEREKVASGAIESELAELREKKARLEDAREEYPER
- a CDS encoding sodium:calcium antiporter, whose translation is MSRWGVGIGLVAVALLVVAGGVAPVAGQSHGRPHDATFAQDDGEEGEGGIEGAIEEVVGGQGLAGAVLVLLGGAALMTVCVEKLISYLTRAAFGLRLSLFALAIVFTGFEFDDTVLALVLSAGGLEGAALGTALGTGLAIVGVTLALAAVVEPFPVDLPTDYVVLFAVGPLLLVPFVLAGTLTAVHGVLLVGSFVLTFGYVIVREYRRDTPVFRNTELGESVRSDGGRALPASVSEIPEDRLVSGRTGAGWLWVGLAVVSLVGIVFASMLLEAGSGVVVEGVGIDGTVFGATVLTAILTFEDLLLTLEPVRRGVPEIGVGNVIGSVLFSVTGNVGVILLLSELTVSSSVATFHLPAVVLVTALAAYFFHEGRLKRWHGYLLGGLYVAYWAIALVVFGGVPLGG
- the hisI gene encoding phosphoribosyl-AMP cyclohydrolase; its protein translation is MSDAHTGDADRDPDGDRNPDAEIDGDPDTDLAAVELDFGETGRIPAIAQDADTGDVLMLAYVTPEAVEQTRETGLAHYYSRSREELWQKGATSGHVQQVREVRADCDGDALLYLVEQEGGACHTGYESCFYRTLDGEVVGEKAFDPDDVYE